One Ahaetulla prasina isolate Xishuangbanna chromosome 1, ASM2864084v1, whole genome shotgun sequence DNA window includes the following coding sequences:
- the PLD5 gene encoding inactive phospholipase D5, translated as MSQQKCIVIFALVCCFAILVALIFSAVDIVGEDEYGLTEKNCQNNCRVVLVENIPEGINYSDSAPSHLSLFQGWMNLLSMAKASVDIVSSQWNLSHSHPTSWQGQQIFEKLEELLSQNIEIKLVSDILHKNSKLLNDLEKKGAEVIYVNLTAYNDGHLQSSFWIVDKQHVYIGSASLDWSSLGQMKELGIIVYNCSCLVLDLQRIFALYSSLKSKSKVPPTWSKRLYAVYGTKNKLSLKLNETKSEIFVSNSPKLLCPKDRTLDTDAIYSVVDNAEQFIYIAVMDYLPIVNIINETRYWPFLDGKIREALILRNIKVRLLISFSKETNPLTFNFISSLKAICTDVSDCSLKVKFFDLESESACFIKEPKNSSLLKLNRNKYVVTERAAYIGNFDWVGTYFNQNAGAGLVINHADTGNKTSIIKQLKAVFERDWYSHYAKSSTAKISNCLIYKHSKAAANKSSISNMN; from the exons AGTTGTTCTTGTGGAAAATATTCCTGAAGGCATAAACTATTCAGACAGTGCACCATCCCATTTGTCTCTTTTCCAGGGGTGGATGAATTTACTTAGTATGGCTAAAGCATCTGTTGACATAGTGTCTTCCCAATGGAACCTCAGTCACAGTCATCCAACTTCATGGcag GGGCAGCAaatttttgaaaaattggaaGAATTATTGTCCCAAAATATTGAAATCAAATTAGTGAGTGATATTCTTCACAAGAACTCCAAATTATTAAATGACTTGGAAAAAAAGG gtGCAGAAGTGATATATGTAAATTTAACTGCTTATAATGATGGTCATTTGCAGTCATCATTCTGGATTGTGGATAAGCAACATGTGTACATTGGAAGTGCCAGTTTAGATTGGAGTTCACTGGGGCAG ATGAAGGAGCTTGGCATCATCGTATACAACTGCAGTTGCCTGGTTTTAGATTTACAAAGGATATTTGCCTTGTACAGTTCCTTGAAATCCAAGAGCAAAGTTCCACCCACTTGGTCTAAAAGACTGTATGCAGTGTATGGCACTAAAAATAAACTGTCTCTTAAGTTGAATGAAACCAAGTCAGAAATCTTTGTCTCA AATTCTCCAAAACTCCTATGCCCTAAAGACAGGACTTTGGATACTGATGCAATCTATAGTGTGGTAGATAATGCGGAACAGTTTATATATATAGCTGTTATGGATTATCTGCCTATTGTTAATATAATAAATGAGACAAG GTATTGGCCTTTTTTGGATGGAAAGATCCGAGAAGCACTGATTCTACGCAATATTAAAGTGCGACTCCTTATAAGTTTCTCCAAAGAAACAAATCCCCTCACTTTTAACTTTATTTCATCTCTTAAAGCAATTTGCACTGATGTTTCTGATTGTAGTTTAAAAGTT AAATTCTTTGATCTTGAATCAGAAAGTGCATGTTTTATTAAGGAGCCAAAAAACTCTTCTCTGCTCAAGTTAAATCGCAATAAATATGTGGTGACTGAAAGAGCTGCTTATATTG GTAATTTTGACTGGGTTGGGACCTATTTTAATCAGAATGCTGGAGCTGGTCTTGTCATCAACCATGCAGATACAGGGAACAAAACCAGcataattaagcaacttaaagctGTGTTTGAAAGAGATTGGTATTCACATTATGCTAAAAGTTCAACAGCAAAGATCTCAAACTGTCTAATCTACAAACACAGCAAAGCCGCAGCCAATAAGTCTTCCATAAGCAATATGAACTGA